The sequence AGCTATTACTTACCGCACCACGCCTACTGGCCAATCATGGGGTCCATTGGCCTGACCACCTTGCTGGCAGGTTTCGCCACCCTGGTGAACGGCTCCAGCGTGGGATCGACCTTGATGGTGTTGGGCGCGTTGGTGCTGGTGAGCATGATGTTTTTCTGGTTCGGAGAAGTGATCCGGGAAAGCATGGCGGGCCTCTACAACCGTCAGGTGGATACCTCGTTCCGCATGGGCATGATCTGGTTCATCACCTCGGAGGTATTCTTCTTCGGCGCCTTTTTCGGAGCTCTGTACTATACCCGCGTCCATGCGGTGCCCTGGCTGGGAGGCGAAGGCGCCCTGGGCTCTTCCCATGAGCTTCTTTGGAAGGGATTCGAGGCGATTTGGCCCACTAATGGACCCGCCGCCCTCGGCGGCAAGGAGGGGGGCCACTTCGAAGCCATGAACGCGTGGGGCATACCGGCCCTGAACACCGCCATCCTACTCAGCAGCGGCGGCACCGTGACCTGGGCGCACTGGGGACTGTTGGCGAACAATCGGGGGCAATTGATCAAAGGGCTCATCGCCACCGTGGCGCTAGGCTTCCTGTTCGTGGGCCTACAGGCTTATGAGTATCACGAAGCCTATACGGAAATGGGCCTGACCCTCGGTACCGGCATTTACGGGTCCACGTTCTTCATGCTCACCGGCTTCCACGGCCTGCACGTCACCATCGGTGCGATCATGCTGACCGTGGTGCTGATCCGAAGTATCCGGGGGCACTTCAATCCAGAGCACCACTTTGCCTTCGAAGCGGCCGCCTGGTATTGGCACTTCGTGGACGTGGTCTGGTTGGGGCTGTTTGTGTTCGTCTACTGGCTCTAGCTACCCTCGCGCCTCACCCCAAAGGCATCCCGCAAGGATGCCTTTTTTGTTTAGGCAAAGCGACTTCAATCGCACCGGTATGGAATCTCATCCACCGGCTACCGTGGTATGGGCCGTTACCCCTGCCATCGGCCTTAATCCGGCCATCCCCACCTTCCCCTAGCCAGGCACGGGCGAGACCGACATTTCGCCCCGGTCCGGATCCATGGCTCGGGACGAAGGCGCTCTGCCCGCCATCGTGACGCCCAAGATTTGAAGGAAAGGCACAACCCTCCGACCAATGTGTATATCTAGAAGACTGCAATGCTCATAAACTGCTACACACGCGCTCCCATGGACATGTATACTCATGGGGCCATCTGTGTTTATCAAGAGCTACGTTATTCGATCCATCAGGCAAGTCGGCAGGAGTTGTTTCATGAGCACCCCAACACGCGTAAGCACCACCCCATTGCAGACCCAGGGAATCGCCCTGGCCCTGGTGATGACCGCGCTTGCCCTGGTTGGCCGGTCGGCCAGTGCCGCCACAGCGACAACTACCTTGAACGTGAGCGCCACCGTAGCGCAGGACTGCAGCATCACCACAACCCCCCTGGCGTTCGGGAACTACATGCCCGCCACCGCCCACAGCGTCACAGCCCTCACCGGCACCGCGACCGTCACCATCGCCTGTACTGCAGGAACGACCACGGGAGGCCAGAACGGACCCACGATCGGCCTCGACCTGGGAAGCCATGCCTCTGGTCCGACGCGAAATATGCAACGCGACACTGGAACGGAGGTACTCGCCTATGAACTGTATCAACCCAATGACAATACTCCCGGCACTGGCTGTCCAGCGGTCGGTTCGGGAACAGTTTGGGGAACCACCGGCTCCAACTTGTTCACGACCACCATCCCCAACGCGCTGACGGGTCGCACCTACACCATTTGCGGTGTGGTCCCCCCAGGCCAGGACAAGCCGGCCGGCAACTATACGGACGTGGTCAACGCCACAGTTAATTTCTGATGGGACGCCTTGCCTGGGCCATCGGCGTGCTCCTGCTCAGCGGAAGCAGCCCAACGGACGCGGGTTCCTTGGCCTTAAGTCCAACCCGCCTTGAGCTGTCCAGCGGCCATGCCGTAGACGCCGTCACCGTCACCAACCAAAGCGGGGAAGCCACGGTGGTGCAGCTGGAAGCCATGGCCTGGAACAAAGCCCAAGGCCAGGACATCTACACGCCCACGACTGATTTGATCGCTGCCCCGCCGATCTTCACGGTGCCGCCGGGCGGCACCCAAATCGTCCGCATCGGACTGCGGCGCGCCCCGGATCCGCAACGGGAGCTGGCCTACCGGGTGTATTTCCAGGAAATACCGCCTCCCCCCAAGGTAGGTTTCCAAGGCTTGCAAATCGCCTTACGGCTTGGGGTACCGGTCTATGTCGCTCCGGCATCTGGCACGCTGCCCAAGGACGGGCGCTGATGCCGGGCCGCCGGATACAAAACCCGAGAAAACATAATTGCAACGGTCGCGCCCACTTTGAGGCGGAATGACTTCGAGCCCCGCCGGCCTTTTCAGCGGATCGAAGAGGAACCCGAACCGACCCAACCCTAGAACGCCCTGGACCCCAACCCTACTGCTGCTCATGGGCCTAGGGGCTCCACCCTCGAGCCCTGCATCACCCGTCGAAAAACCGGCGGGCAGTGAGATGTACTTATCCGTGATCCTCAACCGCACGCCTTTGCCCGACTCGGGATTGTTTCTGCGCCTCAAGGACGGGCGCCTGCTGGCGGCGGCCAAGGACCTGTCCCGCTGGCGGTTTAAGCTACCCCAGGACCCCCCGCTCCACCATGCCGGTATAGCGTACTACCCCCTAGATGCCTTCAAGACCCTCACCTATGCCCTGAACGAAGCGACCCAGTCCATTTCCCTGAACGCCCCCGCGGAGGCTTTCCTGCCCACGGCGGTCAGCGGTGCGCAGGCTGCAGGTGCCAGCCCGGTCCCGTCGGCGCCGGGCGGCTTTCTCAATTACGATGGCTTCGTCCAATACGGGCACGGTAAGATCACGGTGAATGGGCTGGCAGAATTGGGAGTCTTCAACCGCTTCGGGATCGCCACCATGGACGTGTTGGGGCGAGATCTTGCCGGATCGAGTCGATTGATCCGGCTCGACACCACCTGGACCACGGACGTCCCCGCCCTGCGTGCCAGTTTCCGCCTCGGCGATGCGGCCAGCCGGGCGCCGGAATGGGGCGGGGCGATCCGCTTCGGCGGGCTGCAATGGGCTACTAACTTCGCCACCCAACCCCGCTTCATCAGCTATGCCATGCCCGCCCTTTCCGGGGAAGCGGTGTTACCTTCCACGGTCGATGTGTATGTGAACAATGCCTTGCGCTTCCGTCGGGAGGTTCCCGCTGGGCCATTCGCCATCACCGAAGCGCCCTTGGTGACCGGCTTCGGCGAAGCGCGGGTGGTGGTACGCGATTTGTTGGGACGGGAACAGAGCAGCCTGCAACCCTACTATGTCAGTCCCCTGGTGCTGGGCAAGGGGGTGCAAGACTATTCCTATGAAGTGGGGTGGACGCGGAAAAACTATGCCCTCGCCAGTTTCGACTACGGCCGGGTGTTCGCGGCGGCCACCCATCGCCTGGGCATCACCGACTGGCTGACCGGCGAAGCGCACCTGGAGCTTCTGGAACGCCAGCAAACCCTGGGCGCCCATGCTGCCCTGTTGTGGCCCGAGCTAGGGGTGTTCAGCCTGTCCTTGGCGGGTAGCCGTTCCGACGGGGACCGCGCCGGCGCTCTGGCCGCCTTGGGCTTCCAAAGACAGGGGCACCATTTGAGCTTTGGTGTCCGCACCCAGCTAGCCAGCCGCGAATTCACCCAACTCGGGCGGCTACCCGGTCAGCCCCCGCCCCGCCAATGGACGCAGGCGTCCATCGGGATTGCCACAGACGGTCTTGGCTCCCTCAATCTCGGCTACATCCGCCAGGATTACCGTGATCGCCCGGACCTAGAACTGGTGAATGCCAGCTACACCCTCACGCTGGACGGCCTCGGCACCTTGAACCTGAGCTTTTTCCGGTCGCTAAAGGGACCGCCGGACGACGCCGTGACCCTGACCTTTACCCGTGCCCTGGGAGAACAGCTCAGCGCCAGCGTCGGCGGCCTCCTGCGGCAAGATTTCGGGCAAGGCACCGTGCAACTCCAAAAGAACCTGCCGCGCGGCAGCGGTTACGGCTACCGGGCATTGGTTTCCGGGGGAACCGAACCCCTCCTGGAGCGTTATGAAGCGGAGGCCAGTCTGCAAAGCGACAGCGGCCTCTACACCCTCGGGGTCTCCCGGATCGGGGATGCCCTGGCGGCGCGCGGCAGCCTGAGCGGGGGAATCGCATTCCTGGGCGGCTGGCCAATCCTGTCCCGGCGCCTGAACGACAGCTTCGCCCTGGTCGAGGTGCCTGGCATTTCCGATGTCCGGGTCTATGCCTACAATCAAGAGGTGGGAAAAACCGACGCCCACGGCCGGGTTTTAGTCCCACAGCTACTGGCCTATAACAGCAATCCGATCCGCATCGAGCAGGCCGACCTGCCCTTCGATGCCCAGATCGGCGCACTGCAGCTTGAAGCCGTCCCTTATTACCGCAGCGGCTACTGGCTGCGCTTCCCGGTCAAGCGCTCCCGGGGCGCCTTGTTCCGGATCGTGCTGGCGAACGGCATGCCCCTGCCTGCCGGGGCGTTGGTCCGCATCCTCGGACAGGAAGAAGAATTTCCGGTGGGCTTGAAGGGCGAGGTGTACGTGACGGGCTTGGAAGCAAAGAACCGCCTACGGGCGACTTGGCGCGGTCAGAGCTGCGAATTCGACGTATCGTTTCCCAATGAAAACCAAGACCCCCTGCCCCACCTCGGCCATTTCCTTTGTGACGGCGTGACGCCATGACGATCCCCACCCGGCGGAGCCTTTCGGTCAGAATCCCCACCAAGCCGTACCGAACGCTCGGGGCCCTTTGGCTTGGGGCGGTCGGCATCCTGCCAGCGCCTCCGGTATATGCCCTGCTTGCGAATTGCAGCGTGACTACCACCGGCATCAGCTTCGGCGCTTACCACGTCTACAACCCTACGCCGACCGATTCCACTGGCACCATCACGGTAAGCTGCACCGGGCTATTGCTCAGTCTGTTGGAATCCTACACCATTCAAATCAGCCAAGGGGGAAGCGGCAGTTTTGTATCGCGCCTCATGGCCAGTGGAAGCCAGCGGCTTGCCTACAACCTCTATACCGATCCGACCTACACCACCGTCTGGGGCGACGGTAGCGCCGGCACCGGCACCGTGAGCGACAGTTATCTCCTCGGTCTTTTCACGGTCACCCGCCGCTATACGGTCTATGGCCGCATTCCCGCAGGGCAAAATGCGCGGGCGGGGAATTACGGCGACACCGTGGTGGTCACGGTCAACTACAACTGAAGGGCGGAGCGTAGAGTCTACAGGGAGTGGTGCCGGAGGTCGGAATCGAACCGACACTGGGTTTCCCCAACCAGATTTTGAGTCTGGCGCGTCTACCAGTTTCGCCACTCCGGCGATGGAAGCGGGGTATTATACGAGGACCCGCAGGGAAGACCAAGCCGCGGGGATCAGCGCCCGACACCGCAATCCTATCCCCCATGCAGAAGCGCGACTTCCACTACCATCTTCCGCCCCACCTCGTGGCCCAGGCCCCCTTGCCGGCGCGCAGCGCCAGCCGTTTACTGTGCTTGGAGGGTGCCACCGGGCACCTCCAAGACCGGCGGTTTACCGACCTCCCCGAACTGCTCGCCCCAGGGGATCTCCTGGTGTTCAACGATACCCGGGTATTGGCAGCCCGCCTGTTTGGACGCAAAACCACCGGCGGGCGGGTGGAGGTACTGGTGGAGCGGATTTTAGATCCCTCCACGGCCCTCGCCCAGGTGCGCGCCAGCAAGGCGCCGCGGCCAGGGAGCGGGCTGATCCTGGACGGCGGTTTCCGGGTACAGGTGCAGGACCGCCAGCAGGACCGGTACGCACTTCGCTTCGACGGCACCACGGTGGAGGCCGTGCTGGCCCAAGTCGGCCACATCCCCTTGCCGCCCTACATCGACCGGCCCGACCGGGAGGAGGATCGGGATCGCTACCAAACGGTGTTCGCCCGGGTGCCCGGCGCCGTGGCCGCACCCACCGCCGGGCTCCACTTCGATCAGCCGTTGCTGGAGCGCATCGCCCAAGCGGGCATCGACCAGACCTTCGTCACCCTGCACGTGGGCAGCGGAACCTTCCAGCCGCTGCGCAGCGACGACCTGGACCAGCACCGTATGCATGCCGAATTTTGCGAAGTGGGGCCCGCCGCGGTGGCCAAGATCAACGCCACCCGAAGCCGCGGTGGGCGCGTGGTGGCGGTCGGAACCACGGTGGCACGCGCCCTGGAAACCGCATCGCTGGGCGGGACCTTGACCGTCTATCGGGGCGAAACCGATCTCTTCATCCGGCCGGGGTTCCGGTTCCGCTGTGTGGACGCTTTGATCACCAATTTCCATTTGCCGGAATCCACCCTGTTGGCCCTGGTCTGCGCCTTCGCGGGCTACCGTGAGGTCATGGCCGCCTACCGTCACGCGGTGGAGCGGGAATATCGCTTTTTCAGCTATGGCGATGCGATGTTCGTCACCCGTCGGCCGGACCCGGCGCGCTCCGTCCCTTGACGACCATGGACTGCCGGCCCGGCTGCGCGGCCTGTTGCATCGCCCTTTCCATCTCTACGCCGCTACCGGGACTGCCCAAGGGCAAGCCGGCGGGCCTGCCCTGCCCGCACCTGGACCGCGGACTGCGCTGCACCCTGTATGGAAAACCGGAACGCCCGCCCTGTTGCGCGGGGCTCAAACCCACCCTGGAGATGTGCGGGAACCACCGGGACGAGGCCCTCGCCCACCTGAGCTGGCTGGAACGGGTGACCCGACCAGACCGCGACGGAAACCGGTGAGCGGCGGGCGGAACCAACGGGGCGCGGGCGGATTCGAACAAACAGGTCCGCCGCGGACCCTTTGTTCCGATAGTCCAGGATATTTCCCAAGGAGGGCAGTTATGGAACTCAGGCACAAGGCAATCCTGGGCGGTGCCGGAGCCGTCTGCTTGGGCGGCGCCGTGCTCCCGGTGGCGCTCGAGGCCGGCGCGCCCGCCGCCCAACCTTTCGATGCGGTGGCCGAGGCGCAACAGCCGGCGGCGCTGGGCGGCGACCGGCCCGAGCAGCAAAAAACCGACCATGACCGTTCGACTCTGTTCTCGGCCGACCACGCCGAGCCGGTCTCCAAGGCGCTGGCCGAACAGCCGGATCAGGGCAAGGTGTTGGGCTTCGATTTTTATCGGGATCCCCTCAACTCCACCAAGCCGGAGGCGAGCTTCGAGGAGATCTTCCAGGCCGACCGGGCGGCCAAGCCCAAAATCGCCGCCGAGCAGCGGAAACTGCTGGAAAGCCGCTACGACCTAACCCCACGCTTCCACCCCGAGGCCAAGATGTCGCGGGGCAAGCCGGTGCCGGTGGGCCCCACCGCGCGCCTCCGCGACGGCCTCACCTGGGATGCGCTGGCGGCGATGAGCCCGGAGGAAATCCGCGACAAGAACCTATTCCCCTACCCCGCCCTACCACACCCCAAGCAGTCCACCGGCGGCCAGGTGTTCCCGAAGGTGCAGATCGAGCAGTTCCCGCGCCTGGAGCGCTTCGACGTGGAGTTCGACCTGCCGGAAGCATTCTTGCCGGAATTCCCGCCCGCCCTGTTCCTCCAGAACCGGCCGGAGCTCGGCGACGTGTCGCGCGGCGAGGTGGTGTCCATCAACAACTACTATCGGCTATTCAAGGATCTCCTGACCCCGGTGCAGCTGGACGGGCTGCGCCTGCTGCTGACCCCGTTTCCGCAAGAGGAATTCAATCCCACCGACGACCGGAAAAGCGAGCACGCCAGCCTCGGCGTCGCCTGCTTGGACTGCCACGTCAACGGTCACACCACCGGGCAGTTCCATCTCAATCCCGACGACCGGCCGGAACAGCGACGGCTCCGCCTCGACACGGTCAGCCTGCGCGGCCTCTACAACCAACAGATCCATGGCTCCAAGCGGAGCCTCCGATCGGTCGAGGACTTCACCGAATTCGAATTTCGCACCGCCTACTTCAACGGCGACCCCATCCACGCCATGAAGAAGGGCTTCACCCTGCTGGATCGGGTGCAGGTCTCCCACATGGCACAAATGCAGAACATGTTCGACTTCCCGCCCGCCCCCAAGCTGGACCTCACCGGTAGGCTCGATCCCACCAAGGCCACCGAGGCCGAGCGCCGCGGCGCGGAGCTCTTCTTCGGCAAGGGCCAATGCGCCACCTGCCACCAACCTCCCGCCTACCTCGACCATCAGATGCACGATCTCCACGTCGAACGCTTCGTCCGCGAAGCACCGACGGGTCCCATCAAGACCTTTACCCTGCGCGGCATCAAGGACAGCCCGCCCTATCTCCACGACGGCCGTTGCCTGACCCTTGAGGACACGGTCGAGTTCTTCAACCTGGTGCAAGGACTCAAGCTCAACACCCAGGAAAAGGCCGATCTGGCCGCGTTTCTCCGGGCCCTGTAAGCCAAAGACCTGGCCTGGCACCGAAACCCAAAGGCGCGCCATTCCCCGCACCCGCCGAGGGCCGGAGGGCGCGCGGACTTGCGTGTCCATGGTTCGTCCGGGGCCGCAGTACGCCTTACAATACACCGCCGGCGGTCCCGGGGACCCGCGCCTGACCGTCCGTTCCCCGCGCCCTGTTCCCCATGCGTCCCATCCTCACCCACCCGCTGATGTCCCTCATCGCCCTGATCGCCCTGTGGCAACTGGCCGCCATGGCGGCGGCCACCCCGGTGTTGCCCTCACCAGCGGCGGTGGGACGGGTGTTGGTGGCGGAAATCCGCTCCGGGCAGTTGCCCTACCATCTCGGCATCACCTTGGCGCGGCTCGCCGTGAGCTTCGTTCTGGCCATGGGTTTGGGCAGCGGGATCGGCATCCTGTTGGGGCGGAATCGCTCCCTGGACCGGTTCTTCGACAGTTGGCTGGTGCTGTTCCTGAACGTCCCGGCCCTGGTCACGATCATCCTGTGCTATCTGTGGTTCGGGCTGGTGGAGGGCGCCGCGATCGTGGCGGTGGTGATCAACAAGCTGCCCAACGTGATCGTGGTGCTACGCGAAGGCACCCGCGCCCTCGATCGGGAGCTCCTGGAAATGGCCGAGGTCTACCGCTTCGGGCGGATCAAAACCCTGCGCCACGTGATCTGGCCCCAGCTCTACCCGTTCGTCATCACCGCCGCCCGCACTGGACTCGCCTTGATCTGGAAAATCATCCTGGTGGTAGAGCTCCTAGGGCGCAGCAACGGCATGGGCTATCAGCTGCATCTGTTCTTCCAGACCTTCGATGTCTCCGCCATCCTGGCCTATGCCATCGCCTTCGTGATCGTGGTGCAGCTGATCGAGTTCGCGATCCTCAAGCCCTTGGATCGCCATGCCCGGCGCTGGCAGCGATGACCGCGGTACGGATCGAGATCCGCAGCAAGCATTACCGGGCGGCACCCGGTGGGGAGCGCAAGGCCGTGTTGAAAAACCTGGCGCTCGAACTCGGCGCCGGTGAGTTCGTCTGCCTGGTGGGACCTTCGGGCTGCGGCAAGACCACGCTGCTCAATATCGTCGCGGCGTTGGACCGGGATTTCGAGGGCTCGGTGCGGATCGGCGGGAGGCGCGCTCCGCGCATCGGTTACGTGTTCCAGAACCCCCGCCTTTTGCCCTGGCGCACGGTACGGGAGAACATCGCCCTGGCCCTGCCCCGGGGCGTCGACCCCGCCTATGTCGATCACCTGTTCGACGTCATGGGTCTGAGCGCGGCCCGGGACGCCTACCCAGAGCGCCTGTCCCTGGGCATGAGCCGGCGGGTCGCCCTAGTCCGCGCCTTCGCCATCAATCCCGACCTCTTGCTCATGGACGAACCCTTCGTCTCCCTCGACCCGCCCACCGCCCGCCGGGTGCGGGAACTGCTGATCCGCCTGTGGCGTGAGCGCCCCCATACGGTGCTGTTCGTCACCCACGAGCTGCGGGAAGCCATCCAGCTCGCCGACCGGCTGGTGTTCCTCGGCCCACCCCCGACTTCGGTGGTGGCTGACATTCCCGTAACCCTGGCGCGGGAAGCCCGCGACGAAAATGCCATCGAGGACTTCCGAAAAGCCCTCCAGCGGGACCAGCCTGCGCTGCGCGGCCTTTTGTAGGTAGATGGACGATCAGGGGGCGGTGCCGATCAGCTCGAAGGTGTTGCCGTCTGGATCGCGGCAAAACAGCGCCGGCCGACCCGATCGGCTGAGGGTGTAGGGCACCCCGGCCCGCTCCAGATCGGCCCGCAGCGCCGCCAGATCGGCCACCAACAGGGCGA is a genomic window of Candidatus Methylocalor cossyra containing:
- a CDS encoding fimbrial biogenesis chaperone, with amino-acid sequence MGRLAWAIGVLLLSGSSPTDAGSLALSPTRLELSSGHAVDAVTVTNQSGEATVVQLEAMAWNKAQGQDIYTPTTDLIAAPPIFTVPPGGTQIVRIGLRRAPDPQRELAYRVYFQEIPPPPKVGFQGLQIALRLGVPVYVAPASGTLPKDGR
- a CDS encoding Csu type fimbrial protein produces the protein MTIPTRRSLSVRIPTKPYRTLGALWLGAVGILPAPPVYALLANCSVTTTGISFGAYHVYNPTPTDSTGTITVSCTGLLLSLLESYTIQISQGGSGSFVSRLMASGSQRLAYNLYTDPTYTTVWGDGSAGTGTVSDSYLLGLFTVTRRYTVYGRIPAGQNARAGNYGDTVVVTVNYN
- a CDS encoding Csu type fimbrial protein, which codes for MSTPTRVSTTPLQTQGIALALVMTALALVGRSASAATATTTLNVSATVAQDCSITTTPLAFGNYMPATAHSVTALTGTATVTIACTAGTTTGGQNGPTIGLDLGSHASGPTRNMQRDTGTEVLAYELYQPNDNTPGTGCPAVGSGTVWGTTGSNLFTTTIPNALTGRTYTICGVVPPGQDKPAGNYTDVVNATVNF
- a CDS encoding cytochrome c oxidase subunit 3; the protein is MATKDSYYLPHHAYWPIMGSIGLTTLLAGFATLVNGSSVGSTLMVLGALVLVSMMFFWFGEVIRESMAGLYNRQVDTSFRMGMIWFITSEVFFFGAFFGALYYTRVHAVPWLGGEGALGSSHELLWKGFEAIWPTNGPAALGGKEGGHFEAMNAWGIPALNTAILLSSGGTVTWAHWGLLANNRGQLIKGLIATVALGFLFVGLQAYEYHEAYTEMGLTLGTGIYGSTFFMLTGFHGLHVTIGAIMLTVVLIRSIRGHFNPEHHFAFEAAAWYWHFVDVVWLGLFVFVYWL
- a CDS encoding fimbria/pilus outer membrane usher protein codes for the protein MYLSVILNRTPLPDSGLFLRLKDGRLLAAAKDLSRWRFKLPQDPPLHHAGIAYYPLDAFKTLTYALNEATQSISLNAPAEAFLPTAVSGAQAAGASPVPSAPGGFLNYDGFVQYGHGKITVNGLAELGVFNRFGIATMDVLGRDLAGSSRLIRLDTTWTTDVPALRASFRLGDAASRAPEWGGAIRFGGLQWATNFATQPRFISYAMPALSGEAVLPSTVDVYVNNALRFRREVPAGPFAITEAPLVTGFGEARVVVRDLLGREQSSLQPYYVSPLVLGKGVQDYSYEVGWTRKNYALASFDYGRVFAAATHRLGITDWLTGEAHLELLERQQTLGAHAALLWPELGVFSLSLAGSRSDGDRAGALAALGFQRQGHHLSFGVRTQLASREFTQLGRLPGQPPPRQWTQASIGIATDGLGSLNLGYIRQDYRDRPDLELVNASYTLTLDGLGTLNLSFFRSLKGPPDDAVTLTFTRALGEQLSASVGGLLRQDFGQGTVQLQKNLPRGSGYGYRALVSGGTEPLLERYEAEASLQSDSGLYTLGVSRIGDALAARGSLSGGIAFLGGWPILSRRLNDSFALVEVPGISDVRVYAYNQEVGKTDAHGRVLVPQLLAYNSNPIRIEQADLPFDAQIGALQLEAVPYYRSGYWLRFPVKRSRGALFRIVLANGMPLPAGALVRILGQEEEFPVGLKGEVYVTGLEAKNRLRATWRGQSCEFDVSFPNENQDPLPHLGHFLCDGVTP
- the queA gene encoding tRNA preQ1(34) S-adenosylmethionine ribosyltransferase-isomerase QueA, with the protein product MQKRDFHYHLPPHLVAQAPLPARSASRLLCLEGATGHLQDRRFTDLPELLAPGDLLVFNDTRVLAARLFGRKTTGGRVEVLVERILDPSTALAQVRASKAPRPGSGLILDGGFRVQVQDRQQDRYALRFDGTTVEAVLAQVGHIPLPPYIDRPDREEDRDRYQTVFARVPGAVAAPTAGLHFDQPLLERIAQAGIDQTFVTLHVGSGTFQPLRSDDLDQHRMHAEFCEVGPAAVAKINATRSRGGRVVAVGTTVARALETASLGGTLTVYRGETDLFIRPGFRFRCVDALITNFHLPESTLLALVCAFAGYREVMAAYRHAVEREYRFFSYGDAMFVTRRPDPARSVP
- a CDS encoding ABC transporter permease, whose product is MRPILTHPLMSLIALIALWQLAAMAAATPVLPSPAAVGRVLVAEIRSGQLPYHLGITLARLAVSFVLAMGLGSGIGILLGRNRSLDRFFDSWLVLFLNVPALVTIILCYLWFGLVEGAAIVAVVINKLPNVIVVLREGTRALDRELLEMAEVYRFGRIKTLRHVIWPQLYPFVITAARTGLALIWKIILVVELLGRSNGMGYQLHLFFQTFDVSAILAYAIAFVIVVQLIEFAILKPLDRHARRWQR
- a CDS encoding cytochrome B6 yields the protein MELRHKAILGGAGAVCLGGAVLPVALEAGAPAAQPFDAVAEAQQPAALGGDRPEQQKTDHDRSTLFSADHAEPVSKALAEQPDQGKVLGFDFYRDPLNSTKPEASFEEIFQADRAAKPKIAAEQRKLLESRYDLTPRFHPEAKMSRGKPVPVGPTARLRDGLTWDALAAMSPEEIRDKNLFPYPALPHPKQSTGGQVFPKVQIEQFPRLERFDVEFDLPEAFLPEFPPALFLQNRPELGDVSRGEVVSINNYYRLFKDLLTPVQLDGLRLLLTPFPQEEFNPTDDRKSEHASLGVACLDCHVNGHTTGQFHLNPDDRPEQRRLRLDTVSLRGLYNQQIHGSKRSLRSVEDFTEFEFRTAYFNGDPIHAMKKGFTLLDRVQVSHMAQMQNMFDFPPAPKLDLTGRLDPTKATEAERRGAELFFGKGQCATCHQPPAYLDHQMHDLHVERFVREAPTGPIKTFTLRGIKDSPPYLHDGRCLTLEDTVEFFNLVQGLKLNTQEKADLAAFLRAL
- a CDS encoding YkgJ family cysteine cluster protein, which gives rise to MDCRPGCAACCIALSISTPLPGLPKGKPAGLPCPHLDRGLRCTLYGKPERPPCCAGLKPTLEMCGNHRDEALAHLSWLERVTRPDRDGNR
- a CDS encoding ABC transporter ATP-binding protein — its product is MTAVRIEIRSKHYRAAPGGERKAVLKNLALELGAGEFVCLVGPSGCGKTTLLNIVAALDRDFEGSVRIGGRRAPRIGYVFQNPRLLPWRTVRENIALALPRGVDPAYVDHLFDVMGLSAARDAYPERLSLGMSRRVALVRAFAINPDLLLMDEPFVSLDPPTARRVRELLIRLWRERPHTVLFVTHELREAIQLADRLVFLGPPPTSVVADIPVTLAREARDENAIEDFRKALQRDQPALRGLL